The following proteins come from a genomic window of Mycolicibacterium rufum:
- a CDS encoding alpha/beta hydrolase produces MVAMWRVGRAIAAVCVLTVALCPPAQAAPSTAWGSCAGVVDDASRIPTAQCTTVSVPVDYAKPDGAQAQLAVIKVPASGRRLGVLMVNPGGPGASAVDTVADMGGDLAGSPILQQFDLVGIDPRGVGHSTPQLRCRSDAQFDAYRTQPMTDYSPAGVAQIEGVLRDFAGECLTNMGPDFLANIGTAAAVRDMDAVREALGEAQINFLGFSYGTQLGALYADRYPDRVRAMVLDGAVDPSLDPITESVNQMAGFQQAFDKYAADCAQDAECPLGTDPAQFVTRYHQLIDPLAGRPAATSDPRGLSYQDAFTGTVSGLYSPRYWPYITSGLLGLARGTDPIDLLLLADDYQQRDRNGHYSNRQDAFTAIRCVDSAYPTDPAAWADADRRIRAAAPFSAYGGFTGYAPRDICALWPVPPTPVVGTATSPGPGKVVVVSTTGDPATPYQAGVDLARQMNASLITFEGSQHTVVFNGDQCIDTSVVNFLIDSVPPPAGLRC; encoded by the coding sequence ATGGTCGCCATGTGGCGGGTGGGACGGGCGATTGCGGCTGTGTGCGTGTTGACGGTTGCGCTCTGCCCGCCGGCCCAGGCGGCGCCGAGTACGGCGTGGGGCTCGTGCGCAGGCGTGGTCGACGACGCGTCGCGGATCCCCACCGCGCAGTGCACCACCGTGTCGGTACCGGTCGACTACGCCAAACCCGATGGCGCACAAGCACAATTGGCGGTCATCAAGGTGCCCGCCAGCGGCAGGCGGCTCGGCGTGCTGATGGTCAACCCTGGCGGTCCGGGCGCCTCGGCGGTCGACACCGTCGCCGACATGGGGGGCGACCTCGCCGGTTCGCCGATCCTGCAGCAGTTCGATCTCGTCGGCATCGATCCGCGCGGTGTGGGGCACTCGACCCCGCAGTTGCGGTGCCGCAGCGATGCGCAATTCGACGCCTACCGCACCCAGCCGATGACCGACTACAGCCCCGCCGGTGTCGCCCAGATCGAAGGCGTGCTGCGCGATTTCGCCGGCGAGTGCCTGACGAACATGGGCCCGGACTTCCTCGCCAACATCGGCACCGCGGCGGCCGTGCGCGACATGGACGCTGTGCGCGAGGCGCTCGGCGAGGCGCAGATCAACTTCCTCGGCTTCTCCTACGGCACCCAACTGGGCGCCCTCTACGCCGACCGTTACCCCGACCGGGTGCGCGCGATGGTGCTCGATGGCGCAGTGGACCCGAGCCTGGATCCCATCACCGAGAGCGTCAACCAGATGGCGGGCTTCCAGCAGGCGTTCGACAAGTACGCCGCCGATTGCGCGCAGGACGCGGAGTGCCCGCTGGGCACCGACCCCGCCCAGTTCGTCACGCGCTACCACCAACTCATCGACCCGCTCGCCGGACGCCCCGCCGCCACCTCCGACCCGCGGGGGCTCAGCTACCAGGACGCGTTCACCGGAACCGTCTCCGGGCTGTACTCGCCGCGCTATTGGCCCTACATCACCAGCGGGCTGCTCGGGCTGGCGCGCGGCACCGACCCCATCGACCTGCTCCTGCTCGCCGACGACTATCAGCAGCGGGACCGCAACGGCCACTACAGCAACCGGCAGGACGCGTTCACCGCGATCCGCTGCGTGGACTCCGCCTATCCGACCGACCCGGCCGCGTGGGCCGACGCGGACCGGCGCATCCGGGCCGCGGCGCCGTTCTCGGCGTACGGCGGCTTCACCGGGTACGCGCCGCGCGACATCTGCGCGCTGTGGCCGGTGCCGCCGACCCCGGTCGTCGGGACGGCCACCTCGCCCGGACCCGGCAAGGTCGTCGTCGTCTCCACCACCGGTGACCCGGCGACGCCCTATCAGGCGGGCGTCGACCTGGCCCGCCAGATGAACGCGTCACTGATCACGTTCGAGGGCAGCCAGCACACCGTCGTGTTCAACGGCGACCAGTGCATCGACACCTCGGTCGTCAACTTCCTCATCGACTCGGTTCCGCCGCCCGCCGGACTACGGTGCTAG
- the glnA gene encoding type I glutamate--ammonia ligase — protein MDRQKEFVLRTLEERDIRFVRLWFTDVLGYLKSVAIAPAELEGAFEEGIGFDGSSIEGFARVSEADMVARPDPSTFQVLPWTSSAGEHHSARMFCDITMPDGSPSWADSRHVLRRQLSKASDLGFSCYVHPEIEFFLLKPGPDDGTPPVPADNGGYFDQAVHDAAPNFRRHAIDALEQMGISVEFSHHEGAPGQQEIDLRYADALSMADNVMTFRYVVKEVALGDGVRASFMPKPFAEHPGSAMHTHMSLFEGETNAFHSADDPLQLSDIGKSFIAGILEHAQEISAVTNQWVNSYKRLVHGGEAPTAASWGAANRSALVRVPMYTPHKASSRRVEVRSPDSACNPYLTFAVLLAAGLRGIEKNYVLGPQAEDNVWSLTPEERRAMGYKELPGSLGVALTQMEDSELVAEALGEHVFDFFLRNKRAEWENYRSHVTPFELKNYLSL, from the coding sequence ATGGATCGGCAGAAGGAATTCGTGCTGCGCACGCTGGAGGAACGCGACATCCGCTTCGTCCGGCTGTGGTTCACCGACGTGCTCGGATACCTGAAGTCGGTGGCGATCGCCCCCGCCGAATTGGAGGGCGCCTTCGAGGAGGGCATCGGCTTCGACGGCTCCTCGATCGAGGGCTTCGCCCGGGTCTCGGAAGCCGACATGGTCGCCCGGCCGGACCCGTCGACCTTCCAGGTGCTGCCGTGGACGTCGAGCGCCGGTGAACACCACTCGGCGCGCATGTTCTGCGACATCACGATGCCCGACGGTTCCCCGTCGTGGGCCGACTCCCGGCACGTGCTGCGCCGCCAGCTGTCCAAGGCCAGCGATCTGGGCTTCTCCTGCTACGTGCACCCCGAGATCGAGTTCTTCCTCCTCAAGCCCGGCCCCGACGACGGCACCCCGCCCGTCCCTGCTGACAACGGCGGCTACTTCGACCAGGCCGTGCACGACGCCGCACCGAACTTCCGCCGGCACGCCATCGACGCCCTCGAGCAGATGGGCATCTCGGTGGAGTTCAGCCATCACGAGGGCGCGCCGGGCCAGCAGGAGATCGACCTGCGCTACGCCGACGCGCTGTCGATGGCCGACAACGTGATGACGTTCCGCTACGTCGTCAAGGAGGTGGCGCTCGGCGACGGGGTGCGCGCCTCGTTCATGCCCAAGCCGTTCGCCGAACATCCCGGCTCGGCGATGCACACGCACATGAGCCTGTTCGAGGGCGAGACCAACGCCTTCCACAGCGCCGACGATCCGCTGCAACTCTCCGACATCGGAAAGTCGTTCATCGCAGGCATTCTCGAGCACGCCCAGGAGATCAGCGCGGTCACCAACCAGTGGGTGAACTCCTACAAGAGGCTGGTGCACGGCGGTGAGGCGCCGACGGCGGCGTCGTGGGGCGCGGCCAACCGCTCGGCGCTGGTGCGGGTGCCGATGTACACCCCGCACAAGGCGTCGTCGCGGCGCGTCGAGGTGCGCAGCCCCGACTCGGCGTGCAACCCGTACCTGACCTTCGCGGTGCTGCTCGCCGCCGGCCTGCGGGGAATCGAGAAGAACTACGTGCTGGGTCCGCAGGCCGAGGACAACGTGTGGAGCCTGACGCCCGAGGAGCGCCGCGCGATGGGCTACAAGGAGCTGCCGGGCAGCCTCGGCGTGGCGCTGACCCAGATGGAGGACTCCGAACTGGTCGCCGAGGCGCTCGGCGAGCACGTCTTCGACTTCTTCCTGCGCAACAAGCGCGCCGAG